From a region of the Paenibacillus segetis genome:
- a CDS encoding PadR family transcriptional regulator, which produces MKENSISSDLIRGNIDTIILRVLCDGDNYGYEIIKAISKKSNGKYELKEPSLYTSLKRLETNKLIQSYWGDESQGGRRKYYKVTEAGMETFQRNLADWKIAKELIDELLEN; this is translated from the coding sequence ATGAAAGAAAATAGTATTAGCAGCGATTTAATTCGCGGCAATATCGATACCATCATTCTTCGTGTGTTATGTGACGGTGATAATTATGGCTACGAAATTATTAAAGCAATTTCGAAAAAGAGCAACGGTAAATATGAGTTGAAAGAACCTTCGCTATACACAAGCTTAAAAAGGCTCGAGACCAATAAACTGATTCAGTCTTATTGGGGAGATGAAAGCCAAGGTGGTAGGCGCAAGTATTATAAAGTGACAGAAGCCGGAATGGAGACCTTTCAGCGCAATCTTGCAGATTGGAAGATCGCCAAAGAATTAATCGACGAGTTATTAGAGAATTAA
- a CDS encoding permease prefix domain 1-containing protein, translated as MNELQMYVDRLFRRHKNNKQTNDLKAEILSNLEAKVADLTSGGMEYKQAVKVATENIDSVDFLLDHGNKKIYFTRYLTELLQIALLYCLIAWIVTIPLRIIGEGIVLNGVLFIIFIIVGALFLIFRFIKANRFVNMTFTCDQDAIKRNRNLIWFIWILFITVWTLGNVAIDFGSNIWYSHQIKIGGPYQFAVLAIRYALPFVSVIIPMLFQASVKLIAKYEVGSQDED; from the coding sequence ATGAATGAACTACAAATGTATGTGGATCGTTTATTCAGACGACATAAAAATAATAAACAAACCAATGATTTGAAGGCAGAGATTCTAAGTAATCTTGAAGCTAAAGTGGCTGACCTCACATCGGGAGGCATGGAGTATAAACAAGCGGTAAAGGTAGCTACGGAGAATATCGATAGTGTCGACTTTCTATTAGATCATGGTAACAAAAAAATCTATTTCACCAGATATTTAACGGAGCTACTACAGATCGCGTTACTGTATTGTCTAATAGCGTGGATTGTAACAATACCGCTTAGAATTATTGGAGAAGGGATTGTGCTTAATGGGGTCCTTTTTATAATCTTTATTATAGTTGGGGCTCTATTCTTGATCTTTAGGTTTATTAAAGCAAATCGCTTTGTAAATATGACATTCACTTGTGATCAGGATGCGATAAAGCGTAATCGGAATTTAATTTGGTTCATTTGGATTTTGTTTATTACGGTGTGGACACTTGGTAATGTAGCGATTGATTTTGGCAGTAATATCTGGTATTCGCATCAGATCAAAATTGGGGGCCCTTATCAATTTGCTGTATTGGCAATTCGATATGCACTTCCGTTTGTTTCCGTCATCATTCCTATGTTATTTCAAGCATCCGTGAAACTAATTGCGAAGTATGAGGTAGGTAGCCAAGATGAAGACTAG
- a CDS encoding DUF4825 domain-containing protein, protein MKTRNTIIIILLMLGIGLFTVVQGWIIPQQEQDKQRYIMEQQSPLTHDIGSVLKFKSKYMGDFSNFDNLISSLPLNRVDRSYQLYPEQLTAQINYEETVLGIGQERVELGLIYNATAAFALIDNLEGINFNFMDVDYQVKRQDVENWYGTTLSALLVEDTWGAKVQEKLADDEYVLSCSKALLSKSKIQPAS, encoded by the coding sequence ATGAAGACTAGAAATACGATCATTATCATTCTACTGATGCTCGGAATTGGTTTATTTACCGTAGTTCAAGGTTGGATCATCCCTCAACAAGAACAAGATAAGCAGCGGTATATAATGGAGCAACAAAGTCCGCTTACTCACGATATTGGAAGTGTATTAAAATTTAAAAGCAAATACATGGGCGATTTTTCTAATTTCGATAATTTGATAAGTTCCTTACCTTTAAACCGTGTTGATAGGTCATATCAACTTTACCCAGAACAATTAACAGCTCAAATCAATTATGAAGAAACGGTACTTGGTATCGGACAGGAACGAGTAGAGCTGGGTCTAATCTATAATGCAACGGCTGCATTTGCTCTAATTGATAATCTTGAAGGTATTAACTTTAATTTCATGGATGTGGACTATCAGGTCAAACGTCAGGATGTTGAGAACTGGTATGGTACGACTTTGTCTGCATTATTAGTTGAAGATACTTGGGGAGCTAAAGTACAGGAGAAGCTTGCTGACGATGAATATGTACTCAGTTGTTCAAAAGCGTTGCTCTCGAAATCAAAAATCCAACCCGCTAGTTGA
- a CDS encoding alpha/beta fold hydrolase yields MKRYKSKEGKELIYDSYDKLLATWNVAFEEKDVPTSFGTTHVITAGPSEKPTLLLLHGTGDNASMMWVYNIQQLSQSFYVIAIDGIGGSGKSEPGEKYDKQFNQTEWLDELLAQMEIETTHIAGVSYGAYLAYHYTIMRPNKVDKIVCMAGGLTTSHFEAMIKMMKAFLPEALFPTEANCKKLLRKLCGPNYSVFEDNRELMKHWYYLLRYFNNKSMMKHSITIFNKEQLQSLREKALFLIGEDDILTHYPKSIHRLQEHQMNFKIVEQAGHAINHEQPDVVNKEIVDFLISSKRNS; encoded by the coding sequence GTGAAAAGGTATAAATCCAAAGAAGGCAAAGAGCTCATCTATGATTCTTACGACAAATTATTAGCTACATGGAACGTAGCGTTTGAGGAAAAGGATGTACCCACCTCATTTGGAACTACTCATGTTATTACTGCCGGTCCTTCAGAGAAACCTACTTTATTATTACTGCACGGAACAGGTGATAACGCCTCCATGATGTGGGTCTATAACATTCAGCAATTATCCCAAAGCTTCTATGTTATAGCGATAGATGGCATAGGTGGTTCTGGAAAGAGCGAGCCGGGTGAAAAGTATGATAAACAATTTAATCAAACGGAATGGCTGGATGAATTACTAGCTCAAATGGAGATAGAAACAACACATATAGCTGGGGTTTCGTACGGAGCCTACTTGGCTTATCACTATACAATTATGCGGCCTAATAAAGTGGATAAGATCGTATGTATGGCCGGAGGACTTACGACGAGCCATTTTGAAGCGATGATTAAAATGATGAAGGCGTTTTTACCAGAGGCTTTATTTCCAACGGAGGCAAATTGCAAGAAACTGCTTCGGAAATTATGTGGACCAAACTATTCTGTATTTGAAGATAATAGGGAACTAATGAAGCATTGGTATTATTTGCTGAGGTATTTCAATAATAAATCGATGATGAAACACTCTATAACAATATTTAATAAGGAACAGTTACAGTCACTCAGAGAAAAAGCTTTGTTTTTAATTGGAGAAGATGATATATTGACTCATTATCCAAAGTCCATACATAGACTACAAGAACATCAAATGAACTTTAAAATTGTGGAACAAGCAGGACATGCCATCAACCATGAACAGCCAGACGTAGTAAACAAGGAAATTGTTGATTTTCTCATATCATCTAAAAGGAACTCTTAA
- a CDS encoding TetR/AcrR family transcriptional regulator gives MNKIKVDTKQHILEVSLDLFSRKGYSSVSIRDICGKVGIKESSVYYHFKNKQDIFESLCQSFTDVTYAIPQNFAVEMSKVTTVSEEAFLFVCQSFLNDYLMDDKVNKFIRMLILEQSTNSEAAELYHKVLFDEALSGQRVIFEWLVKIGFLKDNAVDSMVMDYYAPVVYLFHRYLVAGEITEQIKAEVNQQLIKHVQHFLIKYKVDNQNQEC, from the coding sequence ATGAATAAAATAAAAGTGGATACCAAACAGCATATTTTAGAAGTATCATTAGACCTTTTTTCTCGAAAAGGTTATAGTTCCGTATCAATTCGTGATATATGCGGCAAGGTGGGTATTAAAGAAAGCAGTGTGTACTATCATTTCAAGAATAAACAGGATATCTTTGAAAGCTTGTGTCAATCTTTTACGGATGTTACGTATGCTATTCCTCAGAACTTTGCTGTTGAAATGTCAAAGGTGACAACGGTTAGTGAAGAAGCATTTCTCTTTGTTTGCCAAAGTTTTCTGAACGATTACCTTATGGATGACAAAGTGAACAAATTCATTCGTATGCTGATTCTTGAACAAAGTACTAATTCTGAGGCTGCTGAACTGTACCATAAGGTGTTGTTTGATGAGGCTCTAAGTGGTCAAAGAGTCATTTTCGAATGGCTAGTTAAAATCGGTTTTCTAAAAGACAATGCTGTAGACAGCATGGTGATGGATTATTATGCACCGGTTGTTTATTTGTTTCATCGCTATTTAGTAGCTGGGGAAATCACTGAACAAATCAAAGCAGAAGTTAACCAACAGCTTATCAAGCATGTACAACATTTTTTGATTAAATATAAAGTTGATAACCAAAATCAGGAGTGTTAG
- a CDS encoding SOS response-associated peptidase, whose amino-acid sequence MCGRYTITVTMEELMIRYMTDDSTLGHYGPKYNVAPMQYIPAIINTGSSNRIGQLRWGLVPSWAKDDKNASKLINARSETLLEKPSFKHLISTRRCIIPADGFYEWKKQANGKQPMRIVMSDGSIFSMAGLYDIWVDAEGKKTSTCTIITTTPNRLMEEIYDRMPVILRPEDEGDWLGRNNNDVQSLMALLKPYDASKMSAYPVSSAVGNVRNDSKELIEQLQS is encoded by the coding sequence ATGTGTGGACGATATACAATAACCGTAACGATGGAAGAATTAATGATCAGGTACATGACGGATGATAGTACGTTGGGCCATTATGGACCAAAATATAACGTAGCCCCCATGCAATATATCCCGGCTATCATTAACACAGGTTCAAGCAACAGGATTGGGCAGCTCCGCTGGGGATTAGTTCCTTCTTGGGCCAAAGATGATAAGAACGCAAGCAAACTAATTAATGCACGGTCCGAAACATTGCTCGAGAAACCATCATTCAAGCACCTAATCAGTACCCGCCGCTGCATCATTCCAGCCGATGGATTTTATGAGTGGAAGAAGCAAGCGAATGGTAAACAACCTATGCGGATTGTGATGTCGGACGGAAGTATTTTTTCAATGGCCGGACTGTATGATATTTGGGTGGATGCGGAAGGCAAGAAAACTAGCACCTGTACGATTATTACTACTACGCCAAACCGTTTGATGGAAGAGATCTATGATCGAATGCCGGTGATATTGCGTCCTGAGGACGAGGGAGATTGGCTAGGCAGAAACAATAACGATGTCCAATCCTTGATGGCATTATTGAAACCATACGACGCATCCAAAATGAGCGCTTATCCCGTTTCTTCAGCAGTGGGGAATGTGCGGAATGATTCGAAGGAATTAATTGAACAACTCCAATCGTAA
- a CDS encoding sigma-70 family RNA polymerase sigma factor, with protein sequence MVKKAQQGDETAYLKLFQQFEEDLYRTAYVYLKNQEDALDVVQETAYRSFKSITSLKEPKYFKTWLIRIAMSCSIDLLRQRKKVIQLKPDYYGRTMESEEDNLPLSLSLKDLIDLIDEDEKSVIILRFYHDYTIQQTAEILSVPLGTAKTILYRALKKLRRLTEEGDIYEQ encoded by the coding sequence TTGGTGAAGAAAGCTCAGCAGGGTGACGAAACGGCTTATTTGAAATTATTTCAACAGTTTGAAGAAGACCTATACCGGACGGCCTATGTTTACTTGAAAAATCAAGAAGATGCGTTAGACGTAGTGCAAGAAACGGCATACCGATCTTTTAAATCTATTACGAGCTTAAAGGAACCGAAATATTTCAAAACCTGGCTTATAAGAATTGCGATGAGTTGTTCCATCGATTTATTAAGACAACGAAAAAAAGTGATTCAGCTAAAGCCGGACTATTACGGAAGAACAATGGAGAGTGAAGAGGATAATCTCCCTCTTTCCTTATCCTTGAAAGACCTCATTGATCTAATAGATGAAGATGAGAAGAGTGTCATTATTTTAAGATTTTATCATGATTATACGATTCAGCAGACAGCTGAAATTTTGTCTGTTCCACTGGGAACGGCAAAGACAATTCTGTACCGCGCTTTGAAGAAACTCCGCCGACTAACTGAGGAGGGTGATATATATGAGCAATAA
- a CDS encoding DUF4179 domain-containing protein: MSNNIRQDIDTIEIPPQLHLRSQMGIRQAKAEQEEAKHRVIRWSRRKTVVALVLAFILITTTIFNTQVIAAIQKALQYFPGTGMVIEEEVPQERYGLEKPVTTQIDGGTVVITGMLVDEKMTYITMSGTNSKRVQSIKIINEQGIEFSLESSGGTWTSDKWARDYWYQGKLDIKGHVQVIIGENPGTVIPLTLTKAETFNSYQDMGETSTANGVTITAIANRVGERARISLVSQHSKEFRISDYDGMYGVHEDKKLNMKDETGKVYELEHYMGLSSPASEFYFDLSGNDVKTYSLTIPEINVTYDDTAKISFNIPSQVGIPVVDNKTFEIAGFPVKITKLERVENNRLRVYADLNYNENSSKALHNFKINASHMAKLDERTMSLEYLEFDIEPGNKVVKLTISDPEVVIRGSWKFELPVSKYFNQ; encoded by the coding sequence ATGAGCAATAATATTAGACAAGATATCGATACAATCGAGATCCCTCCACAACTCCATCTACGCAGTCAAATGGGGATTAGGCAAGCTAAGGCCGAACAGGAAGAAGCCAAACATAGAGTCATCCGGTGGTCTCGTCGAAAAACCGTAGTTGCGCTGGTACTAGCCTTTATTTTGATAACAACGACCATTTTTAATACACAAGTCATAGCGGCCATTCAAAAGGCACTTCAATATTTTCCAGGTACAGGGATGGTCATTGAAGAAGAGGTACCACAGGAGAGATATGGGTTAGAGAAGCCAGTTACAACTCAAATAGATGGGGGAACCGTCGTTATAACAGGTATGTTAGTTGATGAGAAGATGACCTATATAACTATGTCAGGAACTAATTCAAAGAGAGTTCAGAGTATAAAGATAATCAATGAACAAGGGATAGAATTTAGCTTAGAATCATCAGGCGGGACTTGGACCTCGGACAAATGGGCGAGAGATTATTGGTACCAAGGGAAGTTGGACATTAAGGGGCATGTACAAGTTATTATTGGAGAGAATCCCGGGACGGTAATTCCACTTACGCTTACGAAGGCCGAAACATTTAATAGTTATCAGGACATGGGGGAGACTTCAACGGCAAACGGTGTAACCATCACGGCTATTGCCAATCGGGTAGGAGAGAGAGCTAGGATTTCTTTAGTCTCTCAGCATTCTAAGGAATTTAGAATTAGTGATTACGATGGTATGTATGGTGTTCATGAGGACAAGAAACTAAACATGAAGGACGAAACTGGAAAGGTATATGAATTAGAACATTATATGGGGCTATCAAGTCCTGCAAGCGAGTTTTACTTTGACTTGTCAGGAAACGATGTGAAAACTTATAGTTTAACGATTCCTGAGATCAATGTGACTTATGACGATACTGCAAAAATCTCTTTTAATATTCCCTCGCAAGTAGGGATACCCGTAGTTGACAATAAAACATTCGAAATAGCGGGTTTCCCCGTGAAAATAACCAAGCTTGAAAGAGTAGAGAATAACCGGCTTAGAGTGTACGCGGATCTAAATTATAACGAGAATAGCTCAAAAGCTTTGCATAATTTTAAAATCAACGCCAGTCACATGGCAAAATTGGATGAGCGTACAATGTCGTTAGAATATCTAGAATTTGATATTGAACCGGGTAATAAAGTAGTGAAATTAACGATATCAGATCCCGAAGTGGTTATTCGAGGGTCATGGAAATTTGAACTGCCAGTAAGTAAGTATTTTAATCAATGA